From a region of the Streptomyces sp. NBC_01454 genome:
- a CDS encoding Ig-like domain repeat protein: MLTPYGPGGLLLVTDRDGHCVAVIDPVTGQVVRAPGGQLPLAAELGAGTAGGALGLLNRYSGVFPSQGSYAGGTLVTIIGSHFSRASAVYFGARPAASFAVLDDQTIVAVTPSGSGAAPVTVTTPGGTARVGYFSYLYWPSLSAIVPAAGPVGGGNVVTLRGANLSTAQLVHFGDAVAFPLVVSDAQLLVTAPPVPGPGPVPVYVSSIGGVSNRLLYTYAAAPSVSGVSPAAGPIAGGNTVVLTGTGLAGVTGVTIGGLPATSFRAYLDTLIVAVTPAGVPGPADITVTTPGGSATLPAAFDYMAPSATEVTSDPDPALVGQPVTFTAAVTAVPPTTGTPSGTVTFDFGDATAAVTAAVTDGTATVSHAYTGPSGSPYAVSATYSGDVFFTPSTGTDTQVVEAAPTTTTVAPTPAPSLAGQSVTFVARVAPAPPGAGVPTGTVTFDFGDGTPPVTLPVSGGAASVTHAYAHAAESPYPVTATYDGDDHFTPSTGTGSQTVQQASTSTTVDLSPNPSVAGQPVTVTASATSLPPGAGTPTGTVTFDFGDGTTPVTAPLTDGSAGTTHTFGATGSPYAVTATYNGDDSFTASTGTDSQTVGLASSSTAMTSTPDPSTVGQQVTFTATVTTLPPGSGTPTGTVTFDFGDTTTPVTMPLTDGAADTTHTYTDAADTPYTVTATYNGDAHVTASAGTDSQTVGLASSSTAVTSTPDPSTVGQQVTFTATVTTLPPGSGTPTGTVTFDFGDGSPTTTALLADGATDTSHSYTDAAGSPYTVTATYNGDANVTTSAGTDSQTVQPADTTVNLDAAPDPSTVGQSTTFVAKIAPEAPAAGAPTGTVTFEFGDDSPPVTAPVEGGTATVTHTNPDVAASPYTVAATYSGDDNFNSSAGADTQVVTKAVSTTVVSAAPASSMTGQAVAFTAVVAAVPPAAGTPTGTVTFDFGDGTTPVTLSLTDGTAGTTHAFTSAAASPYAVTLTYSGDTNFLASAGTDLHVVEQATTVTTVTAAPDPSVTGESVRVTVTPRAPGAGVPTGQAVFDFGDGSPLLTAQLEGGTATVVHAYTSTAGSPYTIAAHYSGDADFAPSDDTIAHAVAPAATTTVVTSSGDPAAVGQSVTLIARVRPVPPGAGDPTGTVTFDFGDGTVPATAPVSNGLATAVHAYAGTAGSPYTVTAAYSGDADFAASSGTAAQRVDSSVSTTSTTVSSAPDPSTVGEPVTFTAVVVAVPPASGTPTGTVTFDFGDGTTAVSAPLVGGTATAGHLYTTATNPASVTAVYHGDTNFAGSAGLDTQTVSEAASSTALTSSADPSATGEPVTFTATVATVDAGAGTPTGSVAFDFGDGSATVRAPLADGTATAVHAYTGTSGSPYAVTADYDGDGSFTGSTGTDTQTVHPAATSTTVFSSPDPSTAGQPVTITASLAAVSPGSGRPPGTVTFDFGDGTPTVTTPAVAGLATVTHAYTTTVNSPFSITASYSGAPDFAPSAGTTSQTVLQSAVTLAVSTGPNPTVAGEPVTVTATATPVPPGAGVPTGTVTVDFGDGTAPTTESLAGGAVHLTHTYASVFGSPYTITATYNGSEDFSSAVVTAAQTVLQDATTTTVAAAPDPSVVGQPVTFTASVKPVAGGGSPTGTVTFDFGDGTVPVAMPVVAGVATVEHAFSGTSGSPYAVTAAYSGDTDFTASGDGATQSVDEAPSVTAVTSSPDPSVTGQPVTVTATVSAAAPGDGSPTGTVTFDFGDGDGSATVTAPVSHGVATAAHTWAGTSGSPSTLTAGYSGDTDFTPSTGIGTHTVAPATTTTAVDSSPDPSVSGQAVTVTAAVTANAPGDGVPTGTVTFDFGDGSPAVTAPLTDGVAGTTHVWPGTSGSPYPVTATYGGDPDFAPSTGSDDQSVTPATTTITVSGLPEPSVTGQPVTFFARVTPDGDGDGTPTGTVTYNFGDGTTPVVAPVTDGVATAVHAYPPSTGSPFTVTATYSGDDDFLASVAADIHTVQPAVSTTVVSSSPDPSVSGQPVTVTATVSAEAPGDGTPSGTVTFDFGDGSTAVTAPVTDGTASTTHVWSSTSGSPYTLTATYSGDAGFTPSRATGTKTVTAAATTTAVASSTDPSVPGRPVTLTATVSAVAPGDGSPTGTVTFTFGDGTPAVTTAVSAGTATLTHAWAGTAGSPYPVTADYSGDPDFSPSTGTGSQTVGQGAAGLTLFSSPDPSVAGQEVTFTARVTAVPPGAGAPTGTVTFDFGDGTAPVTAPVSGGVAALAHTYAAASDTPYPVTAAYSGDTDFAPATVTEPHTVSAGAATTSTTVSSAPDPTVTGQQVTFTATVAPTPPGAGVPTGTAAFDFGDGTATITAPVSGGVATVTHTYVSAAGSPYTVTAHYSGDANFSSSSGTDIHTVAPASTLTTVTTAPDPSVTGQPVTLTATVAALAPGAGVPTDTVTFDFGDGTATTSAPVSGGVARVTHTYTSATGPLTVTALYDGDASFLSSSATDTQTVNKAATTTAVVSSPDPTVVGQVMTITASVASAAPGTGTPTGTVTFDFGDGTASVTTPVAGGPATVTHTYTATAGSPYPLTATYNGDANYTSSSGTDTQTVNKAATTTAVVSSPDPTVVGQTTTVTATVASVAPGTGTPTGTVTFDFGDGSPSVTAPVAGGQATVTHPSASSGPYTLTATYNGDANYTSSSGSDTQTVNKAATATALVSSPDPTVAGQSVTLTATVTPVAPGAGTPTGTVTFSFGDGTGSTTATLSGGLATVTHTYTTTSGTPYPLTATYNGDANYTSSSGSDTQTVNKAATATALASSPDPGVAGQPVTLTATVPPVAPGAGTPTGTVTFSFGDGTGSTTATLSGGLATVTHTYTTASTTPYPLTATYNGGTNFITSGGSDTQTVNKAATATAVTSTPDPSAAGQAVTVTAAISALAPGAGTPTGTVTFSFGDGTSSTTAPLSGGLATVSHTYATKTGSPFPLTAAYNGDASFTASSGATTHTVNKNLTTTTVTSSPDPAVVGQPVTLRATVSSGGGTPTGTVTFSFGDGTSSVAATLSGGVATVTHTYTTTTGSPFTVTATYGGEVSFTASSGTDTQTVNKAATTTTVVSTPNPSTTGDRVTVTATVVPVAPGAGTPSGTVTLAITGRTPQTVTLVGGTASVSFSPLPKGSHSVTGNYNGDVSFAGSTGITVQTVV; encoded by the coding sequence GTGCTGACCCCGTACGGCCCGGGCGGGCTCCTCCTCGTCACCGACCGCGACGGGCACTGCGTCGCCGTCATCGACCCGGTGACCGGCCAGGTCGTCCGCGCTCCCGGCGGGCAGCTCCCGCTCGCGGCGGAGCTGGGGGCCGGCACCGCCGGTGGCGCGCTCGGGCTCCTCAACCGGTACTCCGGGGTGTTCCCGAGCCAGGGGTCCTACGCCGGCGGAACCCTGGTGACGATCATCGGCAGCCACTTCAGCCGCGCCAGCGCCGTGTACTTCGGTGCCCGCCCGGCCGCGAGCTTCGCCGTCCTCGACGACCAGACCATCGTGGCGGTGACCCCCTCGGGCAGCGGGGCGGCTCCGGTCACGGTCACCACCCCCGGGGGCACCGCACGCGTCGGCTACTTCTCCTACCTGTACTGGCCCAGCCTGTCGGCAATCGTGCCGGCCGCGGGTCCGGTCGGCGGCGGCAATGTCGTCACGCTCCGCGGCGCCAACCTGAGCACCGCGCAGCTGGTGCACTTCGGCGATGCCGTCGCCTTCCCCCTGGTGGTCTCCGACGCGCAGCTGCTGGTGACCGCTCCCCCGGTCCCGGGGCCGGGCCCCGTCCCGGTCTATGTCTCCAGCATCGGCGGCGTGAGCAACCGCCTGCTCTACACCTATGCGGCCGCCCCGTCGGTCTCGGGTGTGAGCCCGGCCGCCGGGCCGATCGCCGGCGGCAACACCGTCGTCCTGACCGGCACCGGTCTGGCGGGTGTCACCGGCGTCACCATCGGCGGGCTGCCCGCGACGTCCTTCCGCGCGTACTTGGACACGCTCATCGTCGCGGTGACGCCCGCGGGGGTCCCCGGTCCCGCCGACATCACCGTGACCACTCCCGGGGGCAGTGCGACGCTGCCCGCCGCCTTCGACTACATGGCGCCCTCCGCGACGGAGGTCACCTCCGATCCCGATCCCGCGCTCGTCGGCCAGCCGGTCACCTTCACCGCTGCCGTGACGGCCGTCCCGCCGACGACGGGCACCCCGTCCGGCACCGTCACCTTCGACTTCGGCGACGCAACCGCCGCCGTGACGGCGGCCGTTACGGACGGCACGGCCACGGTCAGCCACGCCTACACCGGGCCGTCGGGCTCGCCCTACGCCGTCAGCGCCACCTACAGCGGCGACGTCTTCTTCACCCCGTCCACCGGCACGGACACCCAGGTCGTGGAGGCGGCGCCGACCACCACCACGGTGGCCCCCACCCCCGCCCCCTCACTGGCCGGGCAGTCGGTCACCTTTGTCGCGCGGGTCGCTCCCGCCCCTCCGGGGGCCGGTGTGCCGACCGGCACGGTGACCTTCGACTTCGGCGACGGCACCCCACCGGTCACCCTGCCGGTGTCGGGCGGTGCGGCATCGGTGACCCACGCCTATGCGCACGCCGCCGAGAGCCCGTACCCGGTCACCGCCACGTACGACGGCGACGACCACTTCACTCCGTCCACGGGCACCGGCTCCCAGACCGTCCAACAGGCGTCGACGTCCACCACGGTGGACCTGTCGCCGAACCCCTCCGTGGCCGGGCAGCCGGTGACCGTCACCGCGTCGGCCACCTCCCTCCCGCCCGGCGCGGGGACCCCGACCGGCACGGTCACGTTCGACTTCGGCGACGGCACCACACCCGTCACGGCGCCCCTCACCGACGGCAGCGCCGGCACCACCCACACCTTCGGCGCCACCGGCAGCCCGTACGCGGTCACCGCCACCTACAACGGCGACGACAGCTTCACCGCCTCCACGGGCACGGACAGCCAGACCGTGGGATTGGCCTCCTCCAGCACCGCGATGACCTCCACACCCGACCCCTCCACCGTCGGCCAACAGGTCACCTTCACCGCCACGGTCACCACGCTCCCACCCGGATCAGGCACCCCCACCGGCACCGTCACCTTCGACTTCGGCGACACCACCACACCCGTCACGATGCCCCTCACCGATGGCGCCGCCGACACCACCCACACCTACACCGACGCCGCCGACACCCCCTACACCGTCACCGCCACCTACAACGGCGACGCCCACGTCACCGCCTCCGCGGGCACGGACAGCCAGACCGTGGGACTGGCCTCCTCCAGCACCGCGGTGACCTCCACACCCGACCCCTCCACCGTCGGCCAACAGGTCACCTTCACCGCCACGGTCACCACGCTCCCACCCGGATCAGGCACCCCCACCGGCACCGTCACCTTCGACTTCGGCGACGGGAGCCCCACCACCACCGCCCTCCTCGCCGACGGCGCCACCGACACCAGCCACAGCTACACCGATGCCGCGGGCAGCCCCTACACCGTCACCGCCACCTACAACGGCGACGCCAACGTCACCACGTCCGCGGGCACCGACAGCCAGACCGTCCAGCCGGCCGACACCACCGTCAACCTGGACGCGGCGCCCGACCCGTCCACCGTCGGGCAGTCGACGACATTCGTCGCGAAGATCGCCCCCGAGGCGCCGGCGGCCGGTGCCCCGACGGGGACGGTGACCTTCGAGTTCGGCGATGACAGCCCGCCCGTCACGGCACCGGTCGAGGGCGGCACGGCGACGGTCACCCACACCAATCCGGACGTGGCGGCCAGCCCGTACACGGTTGCCGCCACCTACAGCGGCGACGACAACTTCAACTCCTCGGCGGGGGCGGACACCCAAGTGGTCACCAAGGCCGTGTCGACGACGGTGGTGAGTGCCGCGCCCGCCTCCTCGATGACCGGCCAAGCGGTGGCCTTCACCGCGGTGGTCGCGGCCGTCCCGCCCGCCGCGGGCACCCCGACCGGCACGGTCACCTTCGACTTCGGCGACGGCACCACACCCGTCACGCTGTCCCTCACCGACGGCACCGCCGGCACCACCCACGCCTTCACCAGCGCGGCGGCCAGCCCCTACGCGGTCACCCTCACCTACAGCGGGGACACCAACTTCCTCGCCTCCGCGGGCACCGACCTCCACGTCGTCGAGCAGGCCACGACCGTCACCACGGTCACCGCGGCGCCCGATCCGTCCGTGACGGGGGAATCGGTGAGGGTCACCGTGACACCCCGCGCGCCGGGAGCGGGCGTCCCCACGGGGCAGGCCGTCTTCGACTTCGGCGACGGCTCCCCCCTCCTCACCGCCCAGTTGGAGGGGGGCACGGCCACCGTCGTCCACGCCTACACCAGCACGGCCGGCAGCCCGTACACCATCGCGGCGCATTACAGCGGTGATGCCGACTTCGCACCGTCCGACGACACCATCGCCCATGCCGTCGCGCCGGCCGCGACCACCACCGTGGTGACCTCGTCGGGGGATCCCGCCGCGGTGGGCCAGAGCGTGACCCTGATCGCGCGGGTGCGGCCGGTGCCGCCGGGTGCCGGCGACCCGACCGGCACGGTCACCTTCGACTTCGGCGACGGCACCGTGCCCGCCACCGCGCCGGTCTCCAACGGCCTGGCCACGGCGGTGCATGCCTACGCCGGCACCGCGGGCAGTCCCTACACCGTCACCGCCGCCTACAGCGGGGACGCCGACTTCGCGGCCTCCTCCGGGACGGCCGCCCAGCGCGTGGACAGCAGCGTGTCGACCACGTCGACGACGGTGAGTTCGGCGCCCGACCCGTCCACCGTCGGCGAGCCGGTGACCTTCACCGCGGTGGTCGTGGCCGTCCCGCCCGCCTCGGGCACCCCGACCGGCACGGTCACCTTCGACTTCGGCGACGGCACCACGGCCGTCAGCGCCCCGCTGGTGGGGGGCACGGCGACGGCCGGCCACCTCTACACCACCGCGACGAACCCCGCCTCGGTCACCGCTGTTTACCACGGCGACACCAACTTCGCGGGTTCGGCCGGCCTCGACACCCAGACGGTCTCCGAGGCCGCCTCGTCGACGGCCCTGACGTCCTCCGCCGATCCCTCCGCGACCGGCGAGCCGGTCACCTTCACCGCGACCGTCGCCACGGTCGATGCGGGCGCCGGCACCCCGACGGGCTCGGTCGCCTTCGACTTCGGCGACGGGAGCGCGACCGTCAGGGCGCCCCTCGCGGACGGGACCGCGACCGCCGTCCACGCCTACACCGGCACCTCCGGCAGCCCGTACGCCGTCACCGCCGACTACGACGGCGATGGCAGCTTCACCGGTTCGACCGGCACCGATACCCAGACCGTGCACCCGGCGGCGACGTCCACCACCGTCTTCTCGTCGCCGGACCCCTCCACGGCCGGCCAGCCGGTGACCATCACCGCGTCCCTCGCGGCCGTTTCCCCGGGGTCGGGCAGACCGCCCGGAACGGTCACCTTCGACTTCGGCGACGGCACCCCGACCGTCACCACTCCTGCCGTGGCCGGTCTCGCGACGGTCACCCACGCCTACACCACCACGGTCAACAGCCCCTTCAGCATCACTGCCAGCTACAGCGGCGCCCCCGACTTCGCCCCCTCCGCGGGCACCACCTCCCAGACGGTGCTCCAGTCCGCGGTCACCCTCGCGGTGAGCACCGGTCCGAACCCCACGGTGGCGGGCGAGCCGGTCACCGTCACCGCCACGGCCACCCCGGTGCCGCCGGGCGCCGGTGTCCCCACCGGCACGGTCACCGTCGACTTCGGCGACGGCACGGCTCCCACGACGGAATCCCTGGCCGGCGGGGCGGTCCACCTCACGCACACCTACGCCTCCGTTTTCGGCAGCCCGTACACGATCACCGCCACCTACAACGGGAGCGAGGACTTCTCCTCCGCGGTGGTCACCGCCGCCCAGACGGTCCTGCAGGACGCCACAACCACCACGGTGGCCGCCGCGCCGGACCCCTCCGTCGTGGGTCAGCCGGTCACCTTCACCGCGTCGGTGAAACCGGTGGCGGGCGGCGGTTCGCCGACCGGGACGGTGACGTTCGACTTCGGCGACGGGACGGTGCCGGTCGCGATGCCGGTCGTCGCCGGGGTGGCCACCGTGGAGCACGCCTTCTCCGGCACGTCCGGCAGCCCGTACGCGGTGACCGCCGCCTACAGCGGGGACACCGACTTCACCGCGTCCGGCGATGGCGCCACCCAGTCCGTCGACGAGGCCCCGTCCGTCACGGCGGTCACCTCCTCGCCCGATCCGTCGGTGACGGGTCAGCCGGTGACCGTGACCGCGACGGTCTCGGCGGCGGCGCCCGGGGACGGAAGCCCCACCGGCACCGTCACGTTCGACTTCGGCGACGGCGACGGCAGCGCGACCGTCACCGCGCCGGTCTCCCACGGCGTGGCGACGGCGGCCCACACCTGGGCCGGCACCTCCGGCAGCCCCTCCACCCTCACCGCCGGCTACAGCGGGGACACCGACTTCACCCCCTCAACCGGGATCGGCACCCACACCGTCGCCCCGGCCACGACCACCACAGCCGTGGACTCCTCCCCCGATCCGTCGGTGTCGGGCCAAGCGGTGACCGTCACGGCCGCCGTCACGGCGAACGCGCCCGGGGACGGCGTCCCCACGGGCACCGTCACCTTCGACTTCGGCGACGGCAGCCCCGCCGTCACCGCACCCCTGACGGACGGCGTGGCCGGCACCACCCACGTCTGGCCGGGCACCTCCGGCAGCCCCTACCCCGTCACGGCCACCTACGGCGGCGACCCCGACTTCGCCCCCTCCACCGGCAGCGACGATCAGAGCGTCACCCCGGCCACCACCACCATCACCGTCAGCGGACTTCCGGAGCCGTCGGTCACCGGGCAGCCGGTGACGTTCTTCGCGAGGGTCACACCGGATGGCGACGGGGACGGTACGCCGACCGGGACGGTGACGTACAACTTCGGCGACGGCACCACGCCGGTCGTCGCTCCCGTGACGGACGGTGTGGCGACCGCCGTGCACGCCTACCCGCCCTCGACGGGCAGCCCCTTCACCGTCACCGCCACCTACAGCGGCGACGACGATTTCCTCGCCTCGGTGGCGGCCGACATCCACACCGTGCAGCCCGCGGTGTCGACGACGGTGGTCAGCTCGTCGCCGGATCCCTCGGTGTCCGGCCAGCCGGTGACCGTCACCGCGACGGTCTCGGCGGAGGCCCCGGGAGACGGCACCCCCTCCGGCACGGTCACCTTCGACTTCGGCGACGGCAGCACGGCCGTCACCGCACCCGTGACGGACGGCACGGCGAGCACCACCCACGTCTGGTCGAGCACCTCCGGCAGCCCCTACACCCTCACCGCCACCTACAGCGGGGACGCGGGATTCACCCCCTCCAGGGCCACCGGCACCAAGACCGTCACCGCGGCCGCGACCACCACCGCCGTGGCTTCCTCCACCGACCCATCCGTGCCGGGCCGGCCGGTGACGCTCACCGCGACCGTCTCCGCGGTCGCCCCGGGCGACGGCTCCCCCACCGGCACCGTCACCTTCACCTTCGGCGACGGCACCCCCGCCGTCACCACCGCGGTCTCCGCGGGCACGGCCACCCTCACGCACGCCTGGGCCGGGACCGCCGGCAGCCCGTACCCGGTCACCGCCGACTACAGCGGCGACCCCGACTTCAGCCCGTCGACCGGCACCGGTTCCCAGACCGTCGGCCAGGGCGCCGCCGGCCTGACCCTGTTCTCCTCCCCGGACCCGTCGGTGGCCGGGCAGGAAGTCACCTTCACCGCGCGGGTCACCGCCGTGCCGCCGGGCGCGGGCGCGCCCACCGGGACCGTCACCTTCGACTTCGGCGACGGCACCGCGCCGGTCACCGCGCCGGTCTCCGGCGGGGTCGCGGCCCTCGCCCACACCTACGCGGCCGCGTCCGACACCCCCTACCCGGTCACCGCGGCCTACAGCGGGGACACCGACTTCGCCCCCGCCACCGTCACCGAGCCCCACACGGTGTCGGCCGGCGCCGCCACCACCTCGACCACCGTGAGCTCCGCCCCCGATCCCACGGTGACGGGCCAGCAGGTGACCTTCACCGCGACCGTCGCACCGACCCCGCCCGGCGCCGGAGTGCCCACCGGCACGGCCGCGTTCGATTTCGGCGACGGCACGGCGACCATCACGGCTCCGGTCTCCGGCGGCGTGGCGACCGTCACGCACACCTATGTGAGTGCCGCGGGCAGCCCCTACACGGTCACCGCGCACTACAGCGGGGACGCCAACTTCAGCTCCTCCTCCGGCACGGACATCCACACCGTCGCCCCGGCGTCGACCCTCACGACGGTGACCACCGCACCGGACCCGTCGGTGACCGGCCAGCCCGTGACCCTCACCGCGACCGTGGCGGCGCTCGCGCCGGGAGCCGGGGTACCGACCGACACCGTCACCTTCGACTTCGGCGACGGCACGGCGACCACGTCGGCGCCCGTCTCCGGTGGCGTGGCCAGGGTCACCCACACCTATACGAGCGCGACCGGGCCGCTCACGGTGACCGCGCTCTACGACGGCGACGCGAGCTTCCTGTCGTCGAGCGCGACGGACACGCAGACCGTCAACAAGGCCGCCACCACGACGGCCGTGGTCTCCTCCCCCGACCCCACGGTCGTCGGCCAGGTCATGACGATCACCGCCTCGGTGGCGTCCGCCGCGCCGGGAACCGGCACCCCGACGGGCACGGTCACCTTCGACTTCGGCGACGGCACGGCATCGGTCACGACTCCCGTGGCCGGCGGTCCGGCCACCGTCACGCACACCTACACCGCCACTGCCGGCAGCCCCTATCCGCTCACCGCCACCTACAACGGCGACGCCAACTACACCTCGTCCAGCGGGACGGACACCCAGACCGTCAACAAGGCCGCCACCACGACGGCCGTGGTCTCCTCCCCCGATCCCACGGTCGTCGGGCAGACGACGACGGTGACCGCCACCGTGGCGTCCGTCGCGCCGGGGACCGGCACGCCGACCGGCACCGTCACCTTCGACTTCGGCGACGGCTCCCCCTCCGTCACGGCGCCGGTGGCCGGCGGCCAGGCGACCGTCACCCACCCCAGCGCCTCCAGCGGCCCCTACACCCTCACCGCCACCTACAACGGCGACGCCAACTACACGTCGTCCAGCGGCTCGGACACCCAGACCGTCAACAAGGCCGCCACCGCCACGGCCCTCGTCTCCTCCCCCGACCCCACGGTCGCCGGCCAGTCCGTCACCCTCACCGCCACCGTGACCCCCGTCGCGCCCGGAGCCGGCACCCCCACCGGCACCGTCACCTTCAGCTTCGGCGACGGCACCGGCTCCACCACCGCCACCCTCTCCGGCGGCCTCGCCACCGTCACCCACACCTACACCACCACGTCCGGCACCCCCTATCCCCTCACCGCCACCTACAACGGGGACGCCAACTACACGTCGTCCAGCGGCTCGGACACCCAGACGGTCAACAAGGCAGCCACCGCCACGGCCCTGGCTTCCTCCCCCGACCCCGGCGTCGCCGGCCAGCCGGTCACCCTCACCGCCACCGTGCCCCCCGTCGCCCCCGGAGCCGGCACCCCCACCGGCACCGTCACCTTCTCCTTCGGCGACGGCACCGGCTCCACCACCGCCACCCTCTCCGGCGGCCTCGCCACCGTCACCCACACCTACACCACCGCCTCCACCACCCCCTATCCCCTCACCGCCACCTACAACGGGGGGACGAACTTCATCACCTCCGGCGGCAGCGACACCCAGACCGTCAACA